One Streptomyces sp. R28 DNA window includes the following coding sequences:
- a CDS encoding rhomboid family intramembrane serine protease: MAGTPGVPDTRSAELEWSRGDRARAAAKLMLGWVALLWLLEVADALSGHALDGFGIVPRTASELVDVVPASFIHFGFAHVAANSVPLLVLGFLAALGGIRRFVAVCALVVVADGLGVWLIAPSGTNTAGASGLIFGLFGFHLVTGFVERRPLGVLVGLLVAAIWGGSILTGLAPTQSGVSWQGHLVGLVAGVAAAFVLRRRADRPALRRRRASQGPQEGGLYRP; this comes from the coding sequence ATGGCGGGTACGCCGGGTGTGCCGGATACGCGGAGTGCTGAGCTCGAGTGGTCGCGGGGTGACCGCGCGCGGGCGGCCGCCAAGCTGATGCTGGGCTGGGTGGCGCTGCTGTGGCTGCTGGAAGTGGCCGACGCGCTCAGCGGGCACGCCCTGGACGGCTTCGGCATCGTCCCGCGCACCGCGTCCGAGCTGGTGGACGTCGTCCCGGCCTCCTTCATCCACTTCGGCTTCGCGCACGTCGCCGCGAACAGCGTGCCGCTGCTGGTCCTCGGGTTCCTGGCCGCCCTCGGCGGCATACGCCGGTTCGTCGCCGTCTGTGCCCTGGTCGTCGTCGCCGACGGCCTCGGCGTGTGGCTGATAGCCCCCTCCGGCACCAACACCGCGGGCGCCTCCGGCCTGATCTTCGGCCTCTTCGGCTTCCACCTGGTCACCGGCTTCGTCGAGCGCCGCCCGCTCGGCGTCCTGGTCGGCCTGCTGGTGGCGGCCATCTGGGGCGGCTCGATACTGACGGGCCTCGCCCCGACCCAGTCCGGCGTGAGCTGGCAGGGGCATCTGGTGGGGCTGGTGGCGGGGGTGGCGGCGGCGTTCGTGCTGCGGCGCCGGGCGGACCGGCCGGCGCTCAGGAGGCGCCGGGCGAGTCAGGGTCCACAGGAAGGCGGCTTGTATCGACCGTGA
- a CDS encoding UbiX family flavin prenyltransferase, protein MNPVKPGETPRAPWIVGVSGASGTPYAAAVLRALLAAGESVDLVVSRASRLTLLDETGISFRDGHWRDDLREWLARGADGKPGTFDADIEDVRYWNAGDLAAGPSSGSYPTKGMLIVPASTACVAGVALGLSKDLLQRSASVTLKEGRKLVVAVRETPLGGQTLRHLVTLDDAGAIVVPASPAFYAGATHIQDLVDFVAGRVLDAAGVEHRLYRRWKGELGGGAHPT, encoded by the coding sequence GTGAACCCAGTCAAGCCAGGAGAGACGCCGCGTGCGCCTTGGATCGTAGGGGTGTCCGGCGCTTCCGGCACCCCATACGCCGCCGCGGTGCTGCGCGCCCTCCTCGCCGCCGGGGAGAGTGTCGACCTGGTCGTCAGCCGGGCCTCGCGGCTCACGTTGCTCGACGAGACGGGCATTTCGTTCCGGGACGGGCACTGGCGGGACGACCTGCGGGAGTGGCTCGCGCGGGGCGCCGACGGCAAGCCCGGCACTTTCGACGCCGACATCGAGGACGTCCGGTACTGGAACGCGGGGGATCTCGCGGCCGGTCCGTCCTCGGGGTCGTACCCGACGAAGGGCATGCTGATCGTGCCCGCCTCCACCGCGTGCGTCGCCGGTGTCGCGCTGGGGCTGTCCAAGGACCTGTTGCAGCGGTCGGCGAGCGTGACCCTGAAGGAGGGGCGCAAGCTCGTCGTCGCCGTACGGGAGACGCCGCTGGGCGGGCAGACGCTGCGGCACCTGGTGACACTGGACGACGCGGGGGCGATCGTCGTGCCGGCCTCGCCCGCCTTCTACGCGGGGGCGACCCACATCCAGGACCTGGTCGACTTCGTCGCCGGACGCGTCCTGGACGCGGCGGGCGTCGAGCACCGGCTCTACCGCCGCTGGAAGGGCGAACTCGGCGGCGGCGCGCACCCCACCTGA
- the mqnP gene encoding menaquinone biosynthesis prenyltransferase MqnP, translating into MSSASAAIPQPGRTKAFLRLVMIEHSVFALPFAYIAALTAMFQLDKNIHWGRLLLVTICMVGLRTFAMAVNRIIDREIDARNPRTAHRELVTGAMSVRHAWTGALIALVIFLGSAALLNPLCLALAPIAVIPMVVYPYGKRFTNFPQAILGLAQAMGPVGGWLAITGTWSWDAVILGLAVGIWIGGFDLIYACQDVEADRETGVMSVPARFGIPAAIWGARVCHTITTALFVWYALTTGAGAFFWLGLLIVAGAFVYEHSIVRPHDLSRLNRAFFSVNGFIGIALFVCALMDLVVRGLTV; encoded by the coding sequence GTGAGCAGCGCCTCCGCCGCGATTCCGCAGCCAGGACGCACGAAGGCGTTCCTCCGCCTCGTCATGATCGAGCACTCGGTGTTCGCGCTGCCCTTCGCGTACATCGCCGCGCTCACCGCGATGTTCCAGCTGGACAAGAACATCCACTGGGGGCGGCTGCTGCTGGTCACCATCTGCATGGTGGGCCTGCGGACCTTCGCCATGGCGGTGAACCGGATCATCGACCGCGAGATCGACGCGCGGAACCCGCGAACGGCGCACCGCGAGCTGGTGACCGGCGCGATGTCGGTCCGCCACGCCTGGACGGGCGCCCTCATCGCCCTGGTGATCTTCCTGGGCTCGGCGGCCCTGCTGAACCCCCTGTGCCTGGCGCTGGCCCCCATCGCGGTGATCCCGATGGTGGTCTACCCCTACGGCAAACGGTTCACGAACTTTCCCCAGGCCATCCTCGGCCTCGCCCAGGCGATGGGCCCGGTCGGCGGCTGGCTGGCCATCACCGGCACCTGGTCCTGGGACGCGGTGATCCTCGGTCTCGCCGTCGGCATCTGGATCGGCGGCTTCGACCTGATCTACGCCTGCCAGGACGTCGAGGCCGACCGCGAGACCGGCGTCATGTCGGTGCCGGCCCGCTTCGGTATCCCGGCGGCGATCTGGGGAGCACGGGTCTGCCACACGATCACGACGGCCCTGTTCGTCTGGTACGCACTCACCACGGGCGCGGGCGCGTTCTTCTGGCTGGGCCTGCTGATCGTGGCCGGCGCGTTCGTGTACGAGCACTCCATCGTCCGCCCGCACGACCTGTCCCGCCTGAACCGGGCGTTCTTCAGCGTCAACGGGTTCATCGGGATTGCCCTGTTCGTGTGTGCGCTGATGGATCTTGTGGTTCGGGGGCTGACCGTCTGA
- a CDS encoding Lrp/AsnC family transcriptional regulator has protein sequence MDAVDRQLIQALRENGRASYAELGRLVGLSGPSVTDRINRLEAAGVITGYRATVDSASLGLGVTALIGISLSDATDHEDVADRLRDLGEIEDCWFIAGDDSYMLKVRAADVDGLEKIIRRLSGTEGVSRTRTTIVLSTKWENRVGELPEEE, from the coding sequence ATGGACGCGGTGGACAGGCAGCTCATCCAGGCCCTGAGGGAGAACGGCCGGGCCTCCTACGCGGAGCTGGGACGCCTCGTCGGCCTGTCGGGACCCAGCGTCACCGACCGCATCAACCGGCTGGAGGCGGCCGGAGTCATCACCGGCTACCGAGCGACCGTCGACTCCGCCTCGCTCGGCCTCGGCGTCACCGCGCTGATCGGCATCTCGCTCTCCGACGCCACCGACCACGAGGACGTGGCGGACCGTCTGCGGGACCTGGGCGAGATCGAGGACTGCTGGTTCATCGCGGGCGACGACTCGTACATGCTCAAGGTGCGCGCGGCCGACGTGGACGGGCTGGAGAAGATCATCCGGCGGCTCAGCGGGACCGAGGGCGTGTCCCGCACCCGTACGACGATCGTGCTCTCCACGAAGTGGGAGAACCGGGTCGGAGAGCTGCCCGAAGAGGAGTAG